From a single Deltaproteobacteria bacterium genomic region:
- the mtnA gene encoding S-methyl-5-thioribose-1-phosphate isomerase gives MADSSFFTVRLAGDSVELLDQRLLPAEERYLRLDSADEIARAIEDMAVRGAPAIGVTAAMAIAVELARAPDAAIREALERACARLARTRPTAVNLAWALERMARELGARIAAGATAPELRATARELAQRIHDEDVASCRAIGDAGAALLPPGARVLTHCNAGALATAGYGTALGVIRSAMRMGRLSLVLAQETRPFLQGARLTSWELLRDGIPVRLLTDAMGGALMARGEIDAVVVGADRIAANGDVANKIGTYSLAVLAQAHRLPFYVAAPLSTVDLATPSGREIPIEQRSSDEVTQIGGRRIAPEGVIALHPAFDVTPATLVTAIVTERGALRPPFGPGLAAQRRAAEGR, from the coding sequence ATAGCCGATTCGAGCTTCTTCACGGTGCGACTCGCGGGCGATTCGGTCGAGCTTCTCGATCAGCGCCTGCTCCCCGCGGAGGAGCGCTACCTGCGGCTGGACAGCGCGGACGAGATCGCCCGCGCGATCGAGGACATGGCCGTGCGCGGCGCGCCCGCGATCGGAGTCACCGCCGCGATGGCGATCGCGGTCGAGCTCGCGCGCGCACCCGACGCCGCGATTCGCGAGGCGCTCGAGCGCGCGTGCGCTCGGCTCGCGCGCACGCGCCCGACCGCCGTCAACCTGGCCTGGGCGCTCGAGCGCATGGCGCGCGAGCTCGGCGCGCGGATCGCCGCGGGCGCGACTGCGCCCGAGCTCCGCGCGACTGCGCGCGAGCTCGCGCAGCGGATCCACGACGAGGACGTCGCGAGCTGCCGCGCGATCGGCGACGCGGGCGCCGCGCTGCTGCCGCCCGGTGCGCGCGTGCTCACGCACTGCAACGCCGGGGCGCTCGCGACCGCGGGCTACGGGACCGCGCTCGGCGTGATCCGCAGCGCGATGCGGATGGGACGGCTCTCGCTGGTTCTGGCGCAGGAGACGCGCCCGTTCCTGCAAGGCGCGCGGCTCACGAGCTGGGAGCTGTTGCGCGACGGAATCCCGGTCCGGCTCCTGACCGACGCGATGGGCGGCGCGCTGATGGCGCGCGGCGAGATCGACGCGGTCGTCGTCGGCGCGGATCGGATCGCGGCCAACGGCGACGTCGCGAACAAGATCGGTACGTACTCGTTGGCGGTTCTGGCGCAGGCGCATCGCCTGCCCTTCTATGTCGCAGCGCCGCTGTCGACGGTGGATCTGGCCACGCCGAGCGGGCGCGAGATTCCGATCGAGCAGCGCAGCTCCGACGAGGTCACGCAGATCGGCGGGAGGCGGATCGCGCCCGAGGGCGTGATCGCGCTGCACCCCGCCTTCGACGTGACGCCCGCCACACTCGTGACCGCGATCGTCACGGAGCGCGGCGCTCTGAGGCCCCCGTTCGGCCCGGGCCTGGCGGCTCAACGGCGCGCCGCCGAAGGCCGATGA